The nucleotide window AACGATCCGTTGCCCAATCAAACGGTCAGGCTGATCGATCCGATCCTCGCCAACAATCCGACGTTGAAGCTGGTGGCGGCCGGCCTGCTCGAGCTCGAGTCCAGCGGCGGCCGGGTCTCGGGCTGCGAGGCGCTGCACGACGCACTCAACGCTCTGGCCGCGACCAAGCCGCAATACGCCGTTGACCTGGGCGCAAACCGGAAATATCGAGGGTACTACGGCCCCAAGACCGCGACGGCGGTCAAGAATTTTCAGCTCGACCACCAGCTTGCCGCCAGCGGCGAGCTCGACGCGGCTACCTTGCAGGCCCTGGATAGGGCGCTGCGTGATATTTCGCACCACGACACCACCGGAACGGGCGATGCGATCATCTGCAGGGTCGAGCGCCGCGGGGCTGATTGTTTCGCCAGAATGGACTGCGGGCCGCAGTTCTTCGTGGGCCGCCGCGTCTCCTACGAGGGCCGGATCGGCCTGGCCAACACGCGCTACGCCGACGGCGGCCGTTACGAGCCCGACGACTATCGCGAGCAATACGGGCACTGGGCCTACATGATCCACCCCACGGTGATCTGCGAGAGCAGGGGGCTGTTCAAGTGCCTGAACACCTACGACCGGGCGCGGATCACCTTCGGCTTTTACCAGCTGGCCGCCCACACGCCCAACGACAACTTCGTGCTGCTGCTGCGCGAGCTGCTCAAGACTCCGGCCGCGGCGCGCTATTTTCCCGACTTGGCCTGTGCGGACGGCCGCATCGTGCGCCAGATCGAGGGAGCGAACCAGAAGCTGGAGGACGATGCATCCACCGAGCTGCTGATGCAATATTTCAATCCCTCGGGCCAAGATGTGGAGCAGGTCGAGATCATTCAGGCGGCCAAACTGGTGCACTGGTGCGAGAACGATGCGGACCACCGCGGGGTGCAGGTGCGCGTGGCCATCGACAAGTTGATCAAGTCGATGCGTTCATACTCCAAATGCTACGGCCTTGACGGAGCGTTGGATATGGTCTGTGCTGCGGTGGCCGACATTCGGCACCAGGGACGCGGACGCAGCGTGGAGATCATCGAGGCCCTGGATACGGACGGAGACGAGGACCGGGCCTATCGCAACCTGCTCGAGATCGGCGCCGCGCACTTCCCCGGACGGGTCAAGACCCTCGACAACCGCATCGAGGCGATGGTCCAGGCCGGGATCATGGGCCAAAAGCGCTACAGCGCCCAGCGCGCCGAGTTCGTCTGATCGGCCGCGGCTGACGCAGCTCTCGCGTGCGGATTGTTCGCCGCGGCAGAATATTTATGAATAGTGCGGGCTAAAAATAGTAGTGGAAGCCGATGGTGCCGTACCCTCCGCCGTAGGTGCCGATACCCTGATATTTTCCCACGTCGGTGTATTGCAGACCGAACTCCAGGTCGAACCCCAAGTTGGGCAGCTCCTGGAAGAAGAACTCCACGCCGCCGAACCCCATCAGGATCAGGCCGGTGGAGGTGTCGTCGCGCTTTCCGTCGTCAACGTGGATGATCGAGACGCCCGGGCCTCCGCCCACGTAGAAGTTGCACCAGCTGTCCTGGACCAGGTTCGCCAGGAACTTGCCACCGAGGGTGAGGTTGCTGCCCTTGGTCTCGTCGTAGGAGCTGTAGTTGAACCCGGCGAGGATGTTCATCCCGAACATCTCGGTGAACCAGAACTTGGCCGAAAGCTCGTCAGTGGCGATGTAGTAGTCGGGCAGGGCCACCACGTCGTCGCTGATGAACGGGGTGCTGATCTGTTTGTTGTAGCCCACGCCGAGCCTTCCGGTCAGATCCTTGGCCGCGGCCGGAAATGGGGTCCACAGTAAAGCGCAGGCAATCAGTGCGATAAGGCTAAGTCTTATAAGGGTTTTTGTCATCAGCGGGAAACCTCCATCAATACCCTATTTGGTATTACAAACTTGATTCGGGTCAATATATTGGTATAGATTGTAGCATGTCAAGCAACATTAAACCCGCATTGTCCGCCGGGCCGGTCGTAGTGCAAGTTCGAGCTTGCCTGTGAGCGACGCAGGCAGCGCAACGGTCGCCGGGCTGGATATCGGCTCGAACACCGTGCGCCTGCTGCTGGCGCGGGTCGCGGGCCGCGAGCTTCACCAGCTGCTGCGCCTGCAGGGGATCACCCGTCTGGGCGGGGGGTTCGACCCCGATGTGGGTTTAAGTCCGGCGGCCATCGAGCGCACTGTGGTCTGCCTGGAACAAATACGAACGGAACTCGACACAGAAAAACTTCCGCCGCACGTTGCGTTGGCCACCAGCGCGGTCAGGCGCGCGGCCAACGCCGGGCAATTCATCGACCAGGTACTGCGGCGCACGGGATTTATCCTTGAGGTGATCGACGGCGCGCTTGAGGCGCAACTCACCGCCCGCGGCGTGCGCTCAAACCTGAGTCCGGTCGAGCCGTTTTGGCTGATCGACGTGGGCGGAGGCTCCACGGAGCTGGGTTTGTGGGGGAGCGACGAGGGGCGGGCGCGTAGCGTGGAGCTGGGTTGCATCAGCTTGCTCGACGCCGAGCTGCACGACGATCCGCCCAGCCGCGCGCAGCTGGAGAGCGCCGCACAGGCCGCCGGGCGGGCGATGGCGCAGATCGTTCGCGAGTTGAACGGAGAGCACGACGCAGCGGGCGGTGCGTTGGTGGCCGTGGCCGGCACCCCGACCACCTTGGCGGCGATGGAACTGGGGCTGCGCGAGTATCGCGCTGAACTCGTGCACGGCAGCTCGCTGAGTCGCGGCTCGTTGCTGCGCCTGCTGGACCTGCTCGCGTCGATGAACGCGGAGCAACGCAGCATGCTTCCGGGGATGGAACACGGTCGCGAGGACCTTATAATTCCGGGAATCCTGCTGTTGCTCGGGGCGTTGGACGCCCTGGGATTGGACCAACTGACGGTCAGCGACGCCGGACTGCTCGAGGGAGCGGCGCTGCTTGCGGCCGACAGGCGGTTCGGCGTTGATCAACGGCGATTCGTGACCGGAGGTCGGTTGACGATCCTTTGAACGTTTGACTAGACTTGAGCACCATTTACTCGCGCCGGCATCGAACAATGCGGAGCGAATTTCGGGGGGAGGTAATCCATGCGATTTCGTGAGCTGATGTCCTCGCAATCGGGGAAGATCAATTGGGTCAACATCGTGCTGTTGGCGATCCTGGGGTTGTTGATCTACGGCGGTTACACGTTTTTGCCGATCTACTTCGACAACCTCGAGATCAAACGTTTCATCGACGAACAGGTTCTGCAATCCGGCGTATACGAGGCCTCGGAGATCGAGCAGAACATCAAAGACAAGGCGGTCGAGATGGGGGTCGAGCCGCAGAACTTCGCGGTCAGCGTCTCCAAGGCCAACCAGAAGATCAGCATCAACTGCGAGTACAGCCGTATCGCCAAGTTTTTCGGTCAGGACGTGCGCCGTGATTTCGTGATCAAGGTCTACAACCAGCCGATTCGCATACCGGAATCAATCCAACCGCACAAGCATGGTGTGGCTTCGGACAACGACTAATCCCAGAGGTGACAGATGTTGCAGCCTGAGCTGAAAATCGGCCTGACATTCGACGATGTGCTGCTGGTGCCAGCAAAGAGCAACGTGCTCCCCAACCAGGTCGAGCTGCGTACGCGGCTGAGCCGCAACATCGAGCTACAGATCCCGCTGCTTTCGGCAGCGATGGATACCGTGACCGAGAGCGGCACAGCGATCGCCATGGCCCAGTTCGGCGGATTGGGCGTGATCCACCGCAATATGCCGATCCAGGACCAGGCGCTGGAGGTCGATCGGGTCAAGAAGGCGGTATCGGGGATGATCCTCAACCCGATCACCATGCAGCCCGATCAGCAGCTTCACGAGGCCACCGAGATCATGCAGCGCTATCACATCAGCGGCCTGCCGGTGGTCAGCAAGGGCAAGCTGGTCGGGATCTTGACCAACCGCGATTTGCGGTTCGTCAAAGACCTCGATCAGAAGATCAGCAAGGTGATGACCAAGCGCAACCTGATCACCGTACCTCCGGGCACGACCCTGGAGGAGGCCAAAGATCTGCTGCACCAAAACCGCATCGAAAAGCTGCCCGTGGTCGACGACCAGTTCCGACTCAAGGGATTGATCACGATCAAGGACATCGAGAAGTCAGAGCAATACCCCAATTCGGCCAAGGACGACCACGGCCGTTACATGGTCGGCGCGGCGGTCGGCACGGGCGAGGACACGCTGCAACGCGTCGCGGCGCTGCTG belongs to Candidatus Alcyoniella australis and includes:
- a CDS encoding peptidoglycan-binding protein, which encodes MADWKDLLAQADSETTLQRAHGAVGQKTTYKPGKGGFDPAKALTKSCDCSGFVAWAIGIPRELPPGSGHWMQTTSYWQGGGSAGSGLFERAQLGDAAAGDIVVYPDWGNHQGHMGLVSEVVDGLPTKVIHCSSGNYKRQGDAVAQTAADVFNKNPKTRVMKIDYAALRALFDIAQPDPENDPLPNQTVRLIDPILANNPTLKLVAAGLLELESSGGRVSGCEALHDALNALAATKPQYAVDLGANRKYRGYYGPKTATAVKNFQLDHQLAASGELDAATLQALDRALRDISHHDTTGTGDAIICRVERRGADCFARMDCGPQFFVGRRVSYEGRIGLANTRYADGGRYEPDDYREQYGHWAYMIHPTVICESRGLFKCLNTYDRARITFGFYQLAAHTPNDNFVLLLRELLKTPAAARYFPDLACADGRIVRQIEGANQKLEDDASTELLMQYFNPSGQDVEQVEIIQAAKLVHWCENDADHRGVQVRVAIDKLIKSMRSYSKCYGLDGALDMVCAAVADIRHQGRGRSVEIIEALDTDGDEDRAYRNLLEIGAAHFPGRVKTLDNRIEAMVQAGIMGQKRYSAQRAEFV